A stretch of DNA from Candidatus Fonsibacter ubiquis:
TTTTTTATAATTTGATTTGTTAATTTATATTGTCTTGTCTGTATTAAAAGTAAAAGACTGCTTATCGTTAGGCAAAAAAATAATAAAATTTGAAAAAAATCTTTTGTTATTTGAAATTTTCCTCCAATATAAGCAAGAGGTATTGAGCCTAAAAAATATGGAGTTAAAAATTTTATATCTAAATTTCCAGCTCTTATATAGTTAAAACAATTTCCGCTTGCGACAATAATATTGCAAGTTAATGCTATAATTGGAATTAGCAAATATTCTACGTCATAAATTGTAAGTAATGCTAAATATGAAGTTCCTCCTGCAAAACCAACACTTGCGTAGATAGCTGCAACTAAAAAAAAAATTATGGATAGCATATTTTTTAATCTATAGGTATTAATGATACATAATTATGAAAACTGATAGTACAAAAAAATTTATACCCGTTAATATTGCTGTCTTAACTATTTCAGATACTAGAAATGAGTCAAATGATACATCGGGTAATATTTTAGTTACTAAAATTAAAGAATTAGGACATACCGTTGTTAGTAAAAAAATTTTAAAAGATGATAAAACAGATATTAAAAAAACTATTCTTGCATGGTGCGACGAAGCAGTTGATATAATTATTAGTACAGGTGGCACTGGTTTAACAGGTCGGGATATAACCATTGAAGCCTTAGATGAAATTAAAGATAAAGATATTCCAGGATTTGGTGAAATATTTAGAATGCTTAGTTACAAAACAATTGGCACTTCTACCATTCAATCTCGCGCTCAAGGAATTATATGCAAAGGAAAATATATATTTGCCTTACCAGGATCTTCT
This window harbors:
- a CDS encoding molybdenum cofactor synthesis domain-containing protein, with the protein product MKTDSTKKFIPVNIAVLTISDTRNESNDTSGNILVTKIKELGHTVVSKKILKDDKTDIKKTILAWCDEAVDIIISTGGTGLTGRDITIEALDEIKDKDIPGFGEIFRMLSYKTIGTSTIQSRAQGIICKGKYIFALPGSSGAVTDAWEGILKFQLDSRFQPCNFINIIPRLKEK